The sequence below is a genomic window from Chitinispirillales bacterium ANBcel5.
GATGTGTTTTCTCTGTTTTAAGCAGTCCGGTAACAGTGACAGAAGACTCCCCATCAAGACTTACCTTTACATTTACTGTTGAAGAGTTCGATACAGCTACTGTAAAAACAGCAGATGGCTCATATACGCACTTATCATTTTCCGGCTCCAACTCTTTTAGCAGTGATAGTGGTGAGCCCTACCTTCCTTCCTATACTCTCTTCATTGGTGTGCCACAGGAGGGGGAGATCGATGTAGATGTATCGGTGGGTGCAATAAACCGTAAGCAACTGAACAATCCTGTTAAGCGTTCAAGGTCTGATGGAGTATCGGATGTTGAATACCAAAATGTCTGGGTCAGTGAACCTCAGTATACTACGTTTAGAAACTACAGGGCTGCAAGAGTGGTGGTACGTCCCTTTCAGTATGACGAAAACAGCCAGAATGTTTCTATGCTTCGTGAAGCAACAATTTCGGTACGGTTTCCACCTTCTCAGCACCGCTCATCCTCGTCTCCGGGGGTATTGTCTGATTACAATCGCATGGTAGACAATCTGATGGTAAACTTTGCTACTGCCCGGGGCTGGAGCAGGGCAGGGAGATTAAGGAAAGCTGCTGCGCAAGATTTTCCTTTCAGTAGAAACCGTAGTGTTTACTCTTTTAAAGTTGGAGACGGTCATAGTGGGTTTAATGAAGCTACGACTCTGGAAAATGGGATAGTAAAGATAACTGGTGATGATCTCTTTGAGCTTTTTGGGCCGGAGGTCAGGATGTCAGAAGTTGCACTCTACGCATCACATAAGGGGGAAATGGATCTAAGTGTTCCTGCCCAAGGACAGATTCCGGCAGGGATGTTTGAAATTCCGCTTTTACGGGTTTCAGATGATCCCTTTGGCCCGGTAGAGTCACAGGATTACGCGCTTGCATGTGTTAGCGGCGCTTCAGACTGGGTTTATAATGAAGGAACCAATGAGTTTGAAATGAAGATCAATCGTTATAGTGACTACCGCACCTACTGGCTTACGACTAAAGATAGCCCGGCACGTGAGATGGAAACCTTTGAGCAGCCTTCTGAACCGGTTCAAACAGTTGACAATTTCATGAACAAGGTACTACTGAGAAGACCACAGAGTCGCTCAATGCAGTAT
It includes:
- a CDS encoding C25 family peptidase propeptide domain-containing protein, whose product is MSKKILLIILGCVFSVLSSPVTVTEDSPSRLTFTFTVEEFDTATVKTADGSYTHLSFSGSNSFSSDSGEPYLPSYTLFIGVPQEGEIDVDVSVGAINRKQLNNPVKRSRSDGVSDVEYQNVWVSEPQYTTFRNYRAARVVVRPFQYDENSQNVSMLREATISVRFPPSQHRSSSSPGVLSDYNRMVDNLMVNFATARGWSRAGRLRKAAAQDFPFSRNRSVYSFKVGDGHSGFNEATTLENGIVKITGDDLFELFGPEVRMSEVALYASHKGEMDLSVPAQGQIPAGMFEIPLLRVSDDPFGPVESQDYALACVSGASDWVYNEGTNEFEMKINRYSDYRTYWLTTKDSPAREMETFEQPSEPVQTVDNFMNKVLLRRPQSRSMQYKEGGIDYIYRRFDVNNQSWSKLIDLPGLEQENSVDVQFVEHFRNRGAGDISASIGNNEICTNCSDIWFTIDQWTENRLSIDYWSDTVTIFYELYGIYFRYPKKLAAGNRNGDLRLEVFSDRENSVKRYSFDRGEEEEVYVFRIPQNESEASLIYGDTFGQTGDI